The stretch of DNA cttttcagcaaaagaactcccgagccaaaagccttgtatatttaggagtcggctaagtatataccaatagtcgggtaagccttgctgagtattagagtactcagggtttggttgtaacccttctgagcaggctgttttccggaagacttcgaggtAATCTGTGCGTCCTAGATTGGTCAGCCTATTCCTCCAGGTTGGATGGtagagtgggtcccgtcttctccgtgaagtgcaggcaggtgagcctcacatcagtgggcaagatgtgaagctcttcttttgtcatcgacgttatctaccgTACTGTAtttgaaacttgtttcaaactgGTTGTATTTTCCGTTGCGTTTGAACTCTATTTACGAAAGGTAACTCTGGCTTataaaactttattgtaaattaatttggagacttttgtttaactctggttgtaagttaagtttgaaaacttttgttgcttgtaatcacctgtgctcgtcttttggcgagagttccagtgtaatcgatcctggttatagcaggcagtctgggtgtactggtgGAGTGCAGTATCGAAGGATTAAGTTAAatggttaattagtgcacttgatcggtattatttggactgttctgtgacaccAATGGACCACAAGGGGAAGGCGACGCGCCCATAGCTAGCGAAGCTAAGACTTCATAAATATCTTGTAGGCATATATATAGTAGTATTAGGTAGCATTTGGTTCAAGAGCGAGGTAGGATGGAGTGACTCCATTCTTAATTTTAGGAGTGAGATGATTCTATGctatgtgtttggttggagggataGAACGGCTCCATTTcctgtttggttggagggacGAGGATAGAAGCGTCAGTGCCCAGTTTAACCACTGttatgtgggccccacatgtcggtCACCAAGACgtcccctcctctctcttctcGCAGGAGCCCGAGCTCTGCCTCCCACGCCGCCGTGCCTCCCGGCGGCGCCAGCCCCTTTCTCCCCTGCGGCGCCTGGCTCCGCCCGAGCACCTCCCCGCACTCAGCGCCGCCCTATCTAACTGGATCTCGACCTCCGCGCCCAGCTCCGTCCTGGCGCCGAgtatggccgccgccggcgctcccccCTCATGtcgagctcggccgccgccggagccctgCCTCGACACCGAGCTCCACCCGCTCCGTCCTGGCGCcgagcatggccgccgccgcgctctgccCTCACGCCGAgctgggccgccgccggagccctgACTCGACGCCGAGCTCCACCCGCTCCGCCCTGGCGCcgagcatggccgccgccggccctccgccCTCACGCCGAGCTCGGCCGCTGCCGGAGCCCTACCTCGATGCCGAGCTCCACCCGCTCCGCCCTGGCGCCGAGCTCGGTCGCCGCCAGAGCCCTGCTCCCTCACCTGCTGCACCAAGCTCCGTCAGCGAGAAGCGACGCCGTCGAAGTGGGACGGCTCGGTTCGACCGATTTCGCGGAATTGACTCGTCCCGAATCTGGGGCGAATATTTGCTCCCTAGAACGGCTCCATTCTCAGACTTGCGAACCAAACACAGAGCGGGATGGCTCCATCCCGTTCCGCTCCTCAACTAAACACTACCTTAGATTCTAGGTATTGTGTACACCTTAGTGGTGTGTGTTGATGTGTGTCgcgtgtgtgagtgtgtgtgtttgGTTGTACCTTCACATAATACAACTTGTACTACTAGACATGAGAAatcgaaaaaaataaattaaaattggTCCCTATCAGTCTTGGGTCAATAGGGGTGCAAACCAAAGCCTGCCCCATCAAATGGGGCCTGTCCGCGTGGGCCTAAAGTTCAACTGGGCTGTGCCTTTGCGCTGTCCGCTTTCCCTTGACGGTCGCAGCCCATGATGATTTTATGAGCATTCgtgacaatttttttttggattatATGAGCATTCGTGACTTAGTTGGAGCAACTTCAATATCCATGGCCCTGCTGCTCGCTCATGCACCATCCGTAGTCTTTGGATCCTTCTTAACCTCTCGTGCAGTCGTGTGCTAGCTCACTAGTAATTACTTCAGCTAAGCGTCCGCTATCAGTAACATCATCAGTACTTAGTGCATTCTGCCAAGATCACCctccacaagaacaagaaagagAATTTCCAAGCCCTCCACGCTCTCTAGTAACCAGGTCAGAAACACACACACGCATTCAGAGCTCACCTCAGCTCACTGTGTGTGTACCCTGAAAGCATTTTTATCTTTTCCAGAATTCTGATGTAGTATAACATGTTACCTCAAGTTCTGCATAGCAAAAGCTATATCGCCTACTAAGATATTCATTCCCAGTATTCTGATGCACGAATTTCTTAGCAAGAACCATAGGGGGGTTTATATATAGTTTAATATAGATGTTGatttattagaattttatttgtATTGAGCCAAACATTTTTGTAATCATAAATGATAATTAATATAGCCATATGCTTTCATTAAATTGGGTTCCTATCAATTCTTGTGTAAGCAAAAATATGTCACTTCCCAGTAGATTATATAACTATGACCCTACGGCCCTGCACCATATGTTGGCAAAATAATACGATAAATTCTAGTACAACTAATTAACTATGGTAAAGAAAACTTATCGTTTCTATCTATAACAATAAAGTTTAGCAAATAGGAGGCAGATCGAGGGAGCTCCACAGAAGCATGTCGCTCTCGGCAGCTTTCGCGTCCTGCGGAGAGCTCGCTGCTTCCGGCGACGAGCTCGCCGCTTCCGACGAGGTGCTGTTGCtgatgctggagctggagctctcGTCATAGCCGACGGCGTTGCCTCCCTCGTCTAccacttcttcctcctcctgctgctgcttcctgcACGCGTCCCTCAGGCCGGAGAGCGCCAGCAGCTCGCGCCTCCCGGCGCCGACGTGGTCGCCGCCAACGTCGCCGAGGCGCAAGCGGAGGCACTCCGACACCCCGCTGAGCGCGTAGAGCGACGCGGAGATCTTCCTCTCGTacttcatcctcttcatcacCTCGTTGATCGGCCCCGCTggctccacctccgccgccgcgccaccgagcTCGTCCGCCACCATCTCGAACGGCGAGTAGagcccctccgcgccgccggcctccctggCCGGCGATGGCTGCTTGTCCATGAACCCGAAGTCCAAgggcgcctcctcctcgtcgcctgCTTCGTCCTCCGCTTCCTGAGAGCAGTTGGACACCACCTCGTGCTTCACGACGTGGAGCTCGTCGCAGGCGCCGTCGTAGCTGAGGAAGTCGTCGACCTGGAAGCTATACTCGTCTTGGCCGCCGTTGTGCCCTTGTTGAGCCTGCCGGTGTTGCGCCGGCGCCTCTTGCTGTGCGTGTGTGACGGCGCCGGCACTGCCGCGCGCTTTcttgaggcggaggaggagaaggttGGTGACCTTGGAGGGcagcgcggacggcggcggcggcggttgctgcagcgtgaaggcggcggcgccggcggcccgggGCCAGAAGTTGGTGCGGGTGTTGGAGCCGCGGAGGAGGCAGGCGGCCTCGTCGTAGGCGcgcgcggcctcctcggccgtgtcgAAGGTGCCGAGCCACACCCGGATCTTCTGGATGGTGTCCTTGATCTCGGCCACCCACCGCCCCGACGGCCGCTGCCGCACGCCGACGAAGCGCTTCCGACCCCGCGgctgcgccaccgccaccgcgcccaCCGCTGCCTCCGCCCACGACTCCCTCGACCTCGCCGCTGGCGCAAAACTGTTCGACGCGGCGTGGCTGTGGTCGCCGCCGCAGGAGATCATCAGCAGGTCGTCGGCCAAGCCGGGAGACgccttgcgcttgagcgccatGGTTTACCTCTGGCTTGCTGGAGGCACGGTGAAGGTGAAACACTTCTGCTGCCAGGTATGAGGTGGGTGAACGGAGTATAAATAAGGGCGTGGAGCAAAGCTTGGAGGATGAAATAATGGCTTTCGTTGCTTGCGCAAATAGTGAACGCGTTGCTCCTGAATCTTGACGGGTAGTGCCTTGGGCTCTTGGGAGCTTTACAAATGGAAGCTGCTGATGCAGAGGGGAAGAGGCTGCAAATAAATTCTTGGACCCGACCAACGTTGGTAGTGTGACTTGATTATAACCTGGTATGTATATTTAGGGCCTGATAAAGCCTGGAATTGCAGAATTTTGTAGTTCAATAATCGTCATAAACTTTGGCTGTGATAGTGTCTTGGTCCGAAAGTTTGACATACATATAGGATCTGACAAGAAGCTTGACCAAGTAGTCCGGGACTCCGGGTTAGACAGAAAGTAGAGCCTATACTGAAAAAGGACTGGACAAAAacttggaaggacaatgggtGTGGACCGTGGAGAGAAAATGAAAAACAGCCACCCCAAATAAAGTTTTTGTAGGCTAGTTATCTTACGATGAATACAATCAAGAAGGTTTGGTGAATTACTTTCATTATCCTAATTATTATTTGTTTCAGCCCCTTCACCTGGACCTTTATTTGGGGTTCAATTGCCACTTTGCACCGTTTAAATTCGATATATAGTAGTCTCTTATTGAGCACAACAGGGAGATAGTGTGGCTGGTGTTCCACAATAGCATAACGTGATATATGGCATGATGCCAGATCAGCATAGATTGCAAAGGTACCATGCCATGTCACTATTATTGTTTCGTGATATATGAGACCTCAATAATTTCCAACATGGAAATTTCATAAGAGATTTGGAGACATTTCACATGGAAGAGCATATTCAATTCCCCAAATAACTTCAACATCTACATGTGTTCCAAGTAACACTAAGAAGAAAGGGAGGGGAATaatgagagggagaggaggatgaGACGCTAGCGGCGCAGGAGGAGCTGTGGCCGCAGGGCCACCACCGCCGCATAGGCTGTGCGGgcctcctcgccgtcctcgccgagtACGTTGCCGCGCTGACTGCTGGCCATCGCCGCTGCGCCCCGGCCACAGCGTGCGCCGCAGCGCTTGCCGACCTGCACGCGCCTGCGCGAGCCTCACCGAGCAGCCCTGTtcctgctccgcctccgcccactGGCCTGCACGCCCGTGCGCCCTGCGCTGCGTCGCGCTGCatgctggccgccgccgtgcctcggCCACAGTGCGCGCCGCGGCGCTTGCAGGCCGGCGCGTGCACGAGCCTCGCTGCACCGCCTTGCTCCTGCTCCACCCCGCGCGCCGACCTGCACGCCCGCTCGCCCTGCTCCGCGCGCTGCTGCCGCACTCTATGCCGCGCTGTGCCATGCATGCCACCGCACCTAGGGATGGGTAGGAGCACTGTGGCTGCCGGCCGGGAGTGGTGGTGCCGGTGTAGAAGATGGTGGAGAGGAGCTCGTTTGCTGCCGATGTGGGGAGGGGTAGGGACgggcggcgcgtgggggagagagagcggcgcgacggcggccagcTACGGTGGATGAGCTGGTGAGagatgggagagagagaggggaagagagggagaaaggaCCAAATATGAGAAGATAAATAAATTTAGGATCTTTTTTGTAAATGTTCGCCACCGTGGCACCACGTGGCATGCCACGCGGCTTCGGATGCACGCGTGGCGGGTTTGGGACCCCTCGTGAAACACTTATTGTACTTTAGGGACCTAGATGGATGATTTAAGAGTTTGGGGACCTAAGCAGAATTTCGCTACGAGTTCGGGGATctggggtgcaatttactctttcaGATTTGATTAAAGTAGAAAGGAGATATATATATTCAATTGCCACAGTTCAAATGATAAGCTATAATTAAAGGTTTGTGTGGACAACAAAACAACAGTAAAAATAACTTTGAAATTTAAAAGTTCTATTGGTTTATTTGAACGTACGATTACTTCGCTGATAACTTATTGATTAATTTATTAGTATAGTGTGATTGGCAGACAAGAGTGGGGAAAAAGCAAAGAGAAAGGGACCCTGGCGTCTCTGTCAAACTTTGAAGCTTTGACAAGGTCCATAATACGTCCAAATTTCATCTTTTGGTTGCTACTTGATGTCTTATTATTTCCAAAACTTTTAGGTGAAGCCAAACTTAATTGTTTATCTGGTATTTTGTGGGCTTGAATTGGTCAAGTAATCTAACTTGATGCAAATTGCTCCATTGAATAATTACAATCCACTTGGGTTCCTACGTCGAAGGACTCTGGAAGGAAATTTACTTCCCACATTGCACCAGCCATACATCATTAATGTGCCAGGCGCCAGACTTAATATAATCTACGTATACATATCATTTTCGAGCTACCCTGCATACTTATAGGCTGGGCTAGTCGGCCTTGATCAACTTTTGGCGTGAGTTGTAAAACCAAGTTCTGTTTGAAAACATGTTCAAATCGACAAAAACCTTCTATTAGCTTTGGTACGGAAAAAATAGATGAATCTGCATATATATACAGCTCCAGGAAGCAAGAGCCATAACTTCTCATAAGTAAAATTCTGCTTATTATTCTATATTGCAACACAAATTTCTCATAAAGAAAATCTGCTTATTCTACATTGCAATACAAAACTATTTTATTTGTATAGAAGTTTGTAGCATATGTTTTAGAAACCAAATATTAACATCatatttaaatatatttatttatatatttaaatTAAACCAGCTAATATATAAGATGAATAAATTTAAACCCATTCCAGGCATCATGTTTTACATAGTTTTTTGAATTCCGATTAAAATTTTGCACATATGGCATCGCTCCTGGATGGACCAATTCCAAGCAATTATATTCTATCTACACCACGAGTGAACAAAGTTGCACCGTAATTTTGAAGCAAATTAATTTATGATCACAAGGCATGCTGGATGGTTGCTAAGGAGACACGAGACAGATTTAAACAAGAATAATAGATGTAGAATTCATAAGGTGGAATCCTGGGTCTAGAGCTATTAGAAAACTCTTACCTTTCTCTCTTCTTGATTTGCTTTGTTACGTTACTTATTTGTTAAACCAGCAACGCTTTCTCATCCGCTCTGTTTGTAGCTGTCATGTCTGAAAAAATTATCCAGATAATGACGGTGTATCCGATGCGGCAAAGCCACAGCTCCTTTTAGCCAAAAGTTGGCGGTTTCATCTGAATCTGGCCTGATCATGCATAAGAGATAGCGAAGAGACAAGCACAAAAGGTCAATCATGCATAAGCGATAGTGACTTGGATCGGATGTAATTTAGTTCAGGATTAAATCAATGCTTGCAAACCAACTGTGGAACTTGAGTAATTAGTAGGAACTTCGATCATTATGCGTAGGGATTAATGTTACAATCTTTTAGATTGAAGGATTTTATGTTCTGAAATATTATTGGTATTTTGATGCATATAAAAACTAAAAGAAATGACCTGAAATCTTATTTTTCATTTACAAAATATAGGCCATGTACAATCCCCTCACTGCCCCAAAACATTAGTCCAATACATAATATGCAAGAGTCGAGAGGTTATTAAAATGAATTCTCTAAAATACTCTGAATCATCAACCAGTGTGCTTGTTTTACCTTACAGCAGGCGTCCACAATATCTCAAGAGAAGAGAGAACTGACATATACGATTTAGTAATACTGTTCTGGCATTGAACTACTGCCCCTGGAGACCATCTTTTTAATTCGACACAAGAAAGAGCTAGACTGTTGCTTTCTGTTTTCGACAAACAGTAGACATGGTTCGCTTTTCATCTCCTTTTCAACTGCCACACGTATTTGTATTGGTCAATTCTAGTTATCCTTTGAGCGTGACATAGTCAAGCAAATTGAGATCTCCAGGTTTATTGGCCAAGACCACCAATGAGTGCATTGACACCTCAACTTTTAGGCACTTCATCACTACTTCACAAAGCGTTTCACCTTTCTACTTGCCCCATGACAAGGAAAAGACATATGAGGGTGGTTAGCAGGGCATTTTCATGACTAATTAAATTCATCTCCTAATACAATGATCGTGTCTGAGCTATCCAACTGGTTGAGAACCAAAGATGAAGACAATTGGCACACAACAGTGAGCAATGCGGTGAGCAGATAATGTGCTTCAATcagatttgttaatcaacttcAGTTTGTTTTGCTCCAAGTGGCATCTCATCTAAAGTtgtaacacaaaaaaaaaatttccatCCGTAGCATCAGATATGCATAACAGCAGGTATATATGCCCTTTCATCTGCAGCACTCTTGCTTTTCTTTCCATGGTTACCAGCTATAAGAAATTGATACGCATGTCCAAGACAAGGTTACTGGAATAACAGAAACTGACTAATTAAGCTTGGAAAAACGAAAATATAGTAGTCTCGTTCTAACTCAAAAAGTTAGGAGTTCAGTTAACAGTTGACATATTTTCTTCTGAAGGCAGGAATTTTGCCTTAGAGAAATCAACAGAAGGAACCATTTTttaggggagagagagagtagaaTGAACTATAGATTATTAAAGAAAATCATACATGTAAACAGCAATCAGTTTTGATGACTGCCAAAACATTAGCTTATCAAGAAAGTGCCTGTCTACTGTTTGTTGTCGTACTGGTACAAGTGGATTGAATATAATTATCAGCGTTGTGCATGCCTAAGGAACAGCGACATCAGCAATTCGAAGAGATAAGAGAAACTGAAGATGCACATTAGCCAGAAGCCAGAAATACAATTACTTGAAACCAAAGCCGGCGGAGAAGCTCATCAGCACTGTCCGGCAGCAGCCAATTGGGTGGCGGCAATCTCGGCGTGGTCCACGATGCCCCCAGTCGCAGAGCCAGCGCAGGCGTGGGCGTTGGAGGCGGCGTTGAGTTCAACGGCCACCGTACCGTCGCGTCCGCTCATCGGCCGCCGACGCGCTGTCGCCCGCGTCCTGCGACCACCGTCTCGTGACTCCTCCGGCCACTGTCGACGGTGTCCCAGGTGCGTTGAGGGTGCActctccggccgccgcgcgcgctctcCGGAGGGTGCCTCTCATGTTGGATTTTGATCTCGGGCCAGACTCAGCCCAACGGCAAAGCCCGACTCGGACTCCCCAcgtgccctgatcgggggcgcccagccTGTCACTAACTGGTGGGCCCCATCGCACTGTGCCATAATAAATAGGCGTGGGGGGCCGGGGCGTTCGGTATGAGGTTGACCGTGCCGCCCATACCCCACTCacaaaaccctagccgatctagtGGTGGCGCTGGAGTGACGGGAAGActcaccgccgccatcgccatcgccaccgTCGTCGCTGGTTCGTCGCCGTTGGCGCCACCGTCCACGACAACGCCGCCACGACCGTGAGGCCGCTGCGACAATAGCCGCTACCCTAGCACAGATCTACATCACCGAACCCGAGATGGCCAGATCGAGTCCAAGCGGTGGTGATGGTCTCTATCTCCTCTCACTCCCTGTGtactctcatctctctctctgccATAGATCTAGGCTATCTTGTACTCATGTATAAGAAAGGGAAAGGAATACCACTCGATCTGAGCACTATGTCATTCAAAAGTCttaacaatggtatcagagcctacaCACATGTAGATCGAGATCGAGAAAGTCGGATTCGTCCGCGAATCGAAAGCAATCAAAGAAAAGAGAACGAATTCGATGCACATCGAACAAAGCAAGTCAAACCCCAACCCTAGAGCAAAAAGGGCCACGAGACTTACCTGCtccgtgcgccaccgccgccacagtTGGACGGCACAGTCATGAGCCGCCGCTTGCCGGGGCGCGGTACACAgcgagccgccgctcgccgccgggaaGCCGGGGCGCACGCGCGCGGGCTCCAAAGCGAGGCGCCGTCAACAgcgagctcgacggcggcacactcacccaccggcgagcaaacCGCGGTGGCGCCACCTTGTCACCTcctccggccgccatggccgttgctttcacCCTAGCCACCACCGCACGCGTgagagagaagaggaggagagggaaatgaagctagggtttgggggggtGCACCGGCGTCGCCGGTTTTGAACCTGCGAGAGTCGTGGTCGGCCGTCCGATCCAGAACGGCGACGATCAACGGCTCACAACGGCTGGTGTCTCTCGGGCCAGATTGAGCCCAGGCGGGGGAGCCCCGTGGGCCGAAAtcccggcccaggcccaggttgcGGCCTGGGCGCAGGGAGGGGGGgaggagcgggggggggggggggggggcaccgcGCGCACCGGCATGGGCCGGGCCAATTTCGGCGCTGGACCGCGTGCACATTAAAGATTTTttattgtttttctatttttttcagaagcattttCAATAGAATTTTGAATGTATCTAtttatagtttgatctctattcaattttccACCAACGTGTATACTGTTTAGAGATAAAAATTCACAGTAttgcttctgaaaatagaaattcctacatgtttccgctgcaaagtttatattgttgctctttaatttaattagaaccaacgggacaattaaattttaaaagcatggttaaagagttattttttaagcattatggtattgttattttctgatcAATGTTATTAATAGTAATACTGTAATTTTAATGGTttttgcatttatttctatttctgcccaacggtgatatagatttaattgcatatACAGTTATATGTTTCAATTTTGACCAATGTTGAAATTATTACATGCAATCattgttattatgttctcactattttttgaaattttcagttgggatgaacttgatgggcTTCATCAACCACATCCCGACTCTCAAAGGAGACAATTATGGTGAATGGATCAAGAAGATTGATCTCGCTTTTGTCTATGGAGAAGTGGATGAGATAATCACTACTCCAAAACCCACTGAGCCTCCGGCTCTAGTGAGGGGGACAGTtgacactgatgctgagtggcagCAAAAGGAAAGGGGCTATGCTCCCTTAAGGATGGCATATGATTTGGCAAATGCAAAGTGGACCAATGCCAACAAAAAATGTGCGGCGGTcataaagaacacaattgagcCTAACATCTTGGGCtcaattggagagtgtgatACTGCTGTAGAGTACCTGGAAAAGATAAAGAGccagtttactggttcttcaaagacttatgccacacagatcatagagcagttgATCACAAAGAAGTATTATGGTGGTCCCGGTACTATAAGGGATCATATCATGAGGATGAGCGCCTTGAACTCCAAGTTAAAACCAATGGACTTGGATCTCAAGGAAAAGTTTTTAGTCCACCTGGTGTTTGCTTCGCTGCTAAAAGAGTTTGCACCATTTGTTGTAAACTACAACATGCAGCCAGAAAAGTTTAGTATGGAAAAGACAATTGGCATGTGTGCGCAAGAGGAAGATAGACTTaagaaacagaatggtgggtctATCAACTTTGTGCACAATAAAAAAAGGCCTTTCCATACTACTTCTCCCCCCCAGTCAAAAGATAAAGCTCCTATGcctcatcagcatcagcagcagcaccCCCCCCAGCAGGCAAGAATGAGTGCCACTACTGTCACAAGGAGGGACATTACAAGCAAGATTGTCCCAACTACTTAAAGATGATAATgacaaagaatggtgagaatgttATTTCATTTGTAAATGAATTTCTGTATATATAATTTTCTAAATCTACATAGTGGATTGActctggtgcaactgtgcatgttgcaaattctttacagggattccgttcgacaaggactacgctaagaagcgaaagacacattaaagtTGTGAACAGAGTACAAGCAGATGTTGAAGCTATTAGTGATGTCTCCCTCGAGCTAGTTAATAgtttcatgcttgtattaaaagatgttttatttatTCCTTCGCTTCAGAGAAACTTTATTAGTGTATCACActtagacacagatggttttggttgtcattttgcaaatggcaaatgtgaactatggtttgataataattgtattggtgatgcttACCTTcacaatgatctttatttattatctatgcgtgataaagtatattctgtatgtaatgtgaatgtgaatgaatccttgtcagagaaagaaataaagaaaaaaagagaactcaagatacatcatcgaaattatggctctatcgtttaggccatatttcgagggggagaattgaaagattagtgaagAATGGAATTCTTCCTCCACTAGAGTTCTCTGATCTTGAACAATGCATTGAATGCATTAAAGAAAAAattgtaaagcaaattaaaaagggtgccaaacAAAGTGCACGAATGTTAAAAATAATccacactgatatatgtggcccgtttcctgtgaaaagtgtggatgactatgattcgttcataacattcacagaaGATTACTCCCGTTATGGTTATATTTATCCAATTAGAGAAAGATCAGAAGcgttggataaatttaaaatatttaaagCTGAGTttgaaaatcagcttgacaaaagaattaaaGTAGTCAGGTCAGACAGTGGAGGGGAGTACTATggtcgacataccccttatggacaagttcatggaccttttgcaaggtttttacaggaaaatggtatagttgCCCAATATTCCACACCTGAggagcctcagcaaaatggagtagctgaaaggcgcaaccgtacactGATGGATATGGTGCACAGCATGATGAGTTATTCCACACTGCCATTGGGTTTGTGGATGGAGATGTTAAAaaccgccatccatattctcaacagagtgccaagcaaatcggtgcccaaaacaccgtatgagctatggacaggaagagaaccctcactgactcacctGCGGGTCTGGGGGATcccagctgaggctaaagtgtttaatccaagtATTGGAAAACTGGATCCCAAAACAGTAAGCTGCCATTTTATCGGCTATCCCGAAAAATCGAAAGGTTTTTGTTCATATTGTCcagacagacatacaaagtttgtagaaatgTGACATGTTGTCTTCCTTGAAGACGAAATGATGAGGGGGAGCATGGTATCTAGAGAAATTGACCTTaaggagaagcgggtgtatgtgcctactcctatgattcaagagccatttttctcactacctgttgatgctgcaccaaaagttTCGGAAATAGTGATGCCAGTACCTTCTCCGGTAGTTGCTGCGCCAACTATTTCAGATATTACAGTGTCAACACCTGTTGCAATTCCACTCATACCAACAGTGAGTGAAGGTTCggaacctgtcatccaggagccgcctgaacccgcggttggacattaggaggaggagctacagccccctatagaaaatgtgccagaagttgaggcacaaaatgtgccacagGCAATGGCCCTTAGAAgatcacaaagagaaagaaggtcggctatttctagcgactatgaagtatataatacagaagaggttcatatggagggtgatcccacttcatatgaagaagccatgggaagtgttcactcatctaaatggctggaagctatgaaggatgagatgaaatcaatgagttccaatggtgtttgggacttagaggaaattcctaaaggagccaaaacagtagtctataaatgggtctacaagattaaacatgactccaaagggaatgtagaaaggttcaaagcacgactcatggcaaaaggcttcacgcaaagggaagggatagattataacgaaaccttttctccgatttcgtgtaaagattccttcagaattataatggtattagtggcacattatgacttgGAGTTATATTAGATGGATGTGAAGACGGCATTCCTTAACGGAGATCTGTATGAAAATATTTACAGGACACAACCGAAAGGTTTTGTCATGGAAGGAAAAAGAACATATGAGATGTCGCTTAAata from Panicum virgatum strain AP13 chromosome 9K, P.virgatum_v5, whole genome shotgun sequence encodes:
- the LOC120650377 gene encoding ethylene-responsive transcription factor ERN1-like, with protein sequence MALKRKASPGLADDLLMISCGGDHSHAASNSFAPAARSRESWAEAAVGAVAVAQPRGRKRFVGVRQRPSGRWVAEIKDTIQKIRVWLGTFDTAEEAARAYDEAACLLRGSNTRTNFWPRAAGAAAFTLQQPPPPPSALPSKVTNLLLLRLKKARGSAGAVTHAQQEAPAQHRQAQQGHNGGQDEYSFQVDDFLSYDGACDELHVVKHEVVSNCSQEAEDEAGDEEEAPLDFGFMDKQPSPAREAGGAEGLYSPFEMVADELGGAAAEVEPAGPINEVMKRMKYERKISASLYALSGVSECLRLRLGDVGGDHVGAGRRELLALSGLRDACRKQQQEEEEVVDEGGNAVGYDESSSSSISNSTSSEAASSSPEAASSPQDAKAAESDMLLWSSLDLPPIC